The proteins below come from a single bacterium genomic window:
- the thiE gene encoding thiamine phosphate synthase — translation LEGTGAFQLRIKDQDDAVFFRLAEEFTERCRKAGVAFIVNDRPDVALLTGATGVHLGQCDLPVERVRRLVGPGMLVGKTVRNPSQANAAVQAGASYVALGPCFATPIKPDQRPVGTKVLRQTVQLTDAPVCAIGGITPVNLGEVLDAGPAYVAVISAVSRSDTPLRVKNYLLETLKRHEMN, via the coding sequence GCTCGAAGGGACGGGCGCGTTCCAGCTCCGGATCAAGGACCAGGACGACGCGGTTTTCTTCCGGCTGGCGGAGGAGTTCACCGAGCGGTGCCGCAAGGCCGGCGTAGCATTCATCGTCAACGACCGACCCGACGTCGCCCTCTTGACCGGAGCCACCGGGGTGCACCTGGGACAGTGCGATCTCCCCGTGGAGCGGGTAAGACGGCTCGTCGGTCCCGGAATGCTCGTCGGCAAGACGGTCCGCAATCCCTCCCAGGCCAACGCCGCGGTGCAGGCCGGGGCCAGCTACGTCGCCCTCGGACCCTGCTTCGCCACACCGATAAAGCCGGACCAGAGACCGGTGGGCACGAAAGTACTCCGTCAAACGGTGCAGTTGACCGACGCGCCGGTCTGCGCCATCGGGGGCATAACGCCGGTCAACCTGGGCGAGGTGCTGGACGCGGGACCGGCGTATGTGGCCGTGATTTCGGCCGTGTCCCGTTCAGACACCCCGTTGCGGGTGAAGAATTATTTACTCGAAACATTGAAGCGGCACGAGATGAATTGA